The following coding sequences lie in one Thermosulfuriphilus ammonigenes genomic window:
- a CDS encoding UbiX family flavin prenyltransferase → MRLLVAITGASGSIYGKKLVENATEVGAEVEVIFSSAGEKVYAHELGEPPQNLASLAKAIYRADDLFAPPASGSAPYEAMVICPCTMGTLAAVAQGLASNLIHRAADVFLKEGRPLYLVVRETPFNRIHLENMLRASEAGAIIYPAMPAFYYRPETLEEMVAFFVRRLLARLGLPVHHPRWGN, encoded by the coding sequence ATGAGGCTTTTGGTGGCCATAACCGGGGCCTCTGGCTCCATCTACGGTAAGAAGCTAGTAGAAAACGCCACCGAGGTCGGAGCCGAGGTAGAGGTCATCTTTTCCTCTGCCGGGGAAAAGGTCTATGCCCACGAACTGGGAGAACCTCCCCAAAACCTTGCCTCCTTAGCTAAGGCCATCTATCGGGCGGATGATCTCTTTGCTCCCCCGGCCAGCGGTTCTGCCCCCTATGAGGCCATGGTTATCTGTCCCTGCACTATGGGAACCTTGGCCGCTGTGGCCCAGGGGCTGGCCAGCAACCTTATTCATCGGGCCGCGGATGTCTTTCTTAAGGAGGGCCGTCCCCTTTACCTGGTTGTAAGGGAGACGCCGTTTAATCGCATTCACTTGGAAAATATGCTTCGAGCCTCTGAGGCCGGGGCGATTATCTACCCGGCCATGCCCGCTTTTTATTATCGCCCGGAGACTCTAGAAGAAATGGTTGCCTTTTTTGTCCGCCGACTCCTGGCCCGTCTTGGTCTTCCCGTCCATCATCCCCGCTGGGGAAACTAA
- a CDS encoding menaquinone biosynthesis decarboxylase has product MAYKDLQHFIQTLEAEGELLRIKDPVSPKLEITEITDRVSKAYGPALLFENVSGYRYPVITNAFGSERRMCLALGVESLESLAEEITTFIEVEAPDSIVKKLKLVPKIKRLANSLPRIVKKAPCQEIVLKGEEVDLDQLPILHCWPEDGGPFITLPVVITKHPETGKRNVGMYRMQVFDKRTTGMHWHTHKGGAQHYRVAEARGERLPVAVAIGPDPAVTYAATAPLPDDLDEFIFAGFLRGEPVELVRCQTVDLEVPANSQFVLEGYVEPGERRLEGPFGDHTGYYSLPDYYPVFHVTCLTMRKKAIYPATIVGRPPQEDCYMAKATERLFLPLIKRTLPEIVDMNLPIEGVFHNLAFVSIDKRYPGHARKVACALWGLGQMMFTKIIVVFDREVNVQDLSECLWRMTNNIDPRRDIFFVDGPVDALDHAAPHLHYGSKMAIDATRKWPEEGFLRDWPAVIEMDEATRQKVEPIWQKIVKRLRK; this is encoded by the coding sequence ATTGCATACAAGGATCTCCAACACTTCATTCAGACTCTGGAGGCCGAGGGAGAACTCCTGAGGATAAAAGACCCTGTAAGTCCAAAATTGGAGATTACAGAGATCACCGATCGGGTTTCTAAGGCCTATGGGCCGGCCTTATTGTTTGAAAATGTCTCTGGCTATCGATATCCGGTGATTACCAATGCCTTTGGTTCTGAGAGAAGAATGTGTTTGGCTTTGGGGGTGGAGAGCCTCGAGTCTCTGGCCGAGGAAATTACCACCTTCATAGAGGTCGAGGCTCCAGATTCCATCGTTAAAAAACTCAAACTGGTGCCGAAGATAAAGCGTTTGGCCAACTCCTTGCCCCGGATAGTCAAAAAGGCGCCGTGCCAGGAGATAGTTCTCAAGGGAGAAGAGGTAGATCTCGACCAGCTTCCTATTCTCCACTGTTGGCCAGAGGACGGGGGGCCTTTCATTACCCTGCCGGTGGTTATCACCAAACATCCCGAAACGGGCAAACGAAATGTGGGCATGTACCGCATGCAGGTCTTTGATAAGCGGACCACCGGCATGCACTGGCATACTCACAAAGGAGGGGCCCAACATTACCGGGTGGCCGAGGCCCGGGGAGAGAGGCTCCCGGTGGCTGTGGCTATAGGTCCAGATCCAGCTGTGACTTATGCGGCCACGGCTCCACTGCCCGATGACTTAGATGAGTTCATCTTTGCCGGTTTTCTGCGCGGAGAGCCGGTGGAGCTTGTCAGGTGCCAAACTGTAGACCTTGAGGTCCCGGCCAACAGTCAGTTTGTCTTGGAGGGCTATGTGGAGCCCGGAGAGAGGCGCCTTGAAGGCCCCTTTGGTGATCATACCGGATACTACTCTTTACCAGACTATTATCCTGTCTTTCATGTTACCTGCCTCACCATGCGCAAAAAGGCCATCTATCCGGCCACTATCGTCGGACGCCCTCCTCAAGAGGACTGCTATATGGCCAAAGCTACCGAGAGGCTTTTTCTCCCCCTCATAAAGCGGACATTGCCAGAGATTGTAGACATGAACCTCCCTATCGAGGGGGTCTTTCACAACCTGGCCTTTGTCTCTATTGACAAACGTTATCCAGGTCATGCTCGGAAGGTGGCCTGCGCCCTTTGGGGATTAGGGCAGATGATGTTCACCAAGATCATTGTCGTCTTTGACCGGGAAGTAAATGTCCAGGATCTTTCAGAATGCCTCTGGCGGATGACCAACAACATTGATCCCAGAAGAGATATCTTCTTTGTCGATGGGCCGGTGGATGCTCTGGATCACGCTGCTCCCCACCTTCATTACGGAAGCAAGATGGCCATAGATGCCACCCGTAAGTGGCCAGAAGAAGGCTTCTTGCGTGATTGGCCGGCCGTAATAGAGATGGACGAGGCCACCAGACAAAAGGTAGAACCCATCTGGCAGAAGATAGTTAAGAGGCTGAGAAAATGA
- a CDS encoding ubiquinone/menaquinone biosynthesis methyltransferase has product MLAERKDKKRFVKEKFSAVVRRYDLVNTITSFGIDHLWRQRAARELYHYQGPILDLCAGTLPLALELVRQRPREVIAVDFCYEMLAYGKARLKTDSQEDLILSVCGDGERLPLEDECVWGATVAFGIRNLSRPDKGLSEMHRVLKPRGKVVILEFSRPKGLFRGLYRFYLSHILPKVAGIISGDEEAYRYLASSIWAFPEPTRFAFMMEEVGFKEVSHRPLTMGIVTIYTGIK; this is encoded by the coding sequence ATGTTAGCCGAAAGAAAAGACAAAAAGCGTTTCGTCAAAGAAAAGTTTTCGGCAGTAGTCAGACGCTATGACCTTGTCAACACTATTACCAGCTTTGGCATAGACCATCTCTGGCGGCAACGGGCCGCCCGAGAGCTTTATCACTATCAGGGCCCTATACTCGACCTGTGCGCTGGAACCCTCCCTCTGGCCCTCGAGCTTGTCCGTCAGCGGCCGCGGGAGGTAATTGCCGTTGACTTCTGTTATGAGATGCTGGCCTATGGAAAGGCCCGCCTCAAGACTGACTCCCAAGAGGACTTAATTCTCTCGGTCTGTGGCGATGGTGAACGCCTTCCTCTGGAAGATGAATGTGTCTGGGGAGCCACGGTAGCCTTTGGGATACGCAACCTTTCCCGGCCAGACAAAGGCCTCTCAGAAATGCACCGGGTCCTTAAGCCCAGAGGTAAGGTGGTAATCCTTGAATTCTCCAGGCCCAAAGGGCTTTTCAGGGGCCTTTACCGTTTTTATCTCTCCCATATCCTCCCCAAGGTGGCTGGAATCATCTCCGGAGACGAGGAGGCCTATCGCTACCTGGCCTCCTCCATTTGGGCCTTTCCCGAACCGACACGTTTCGCCTTTATGATGGAAGAGGTCGGATTCAAAGAGGTAAGCCATCGTCCCCTGACCATGGGAATTGTGACCATATACACAGGAATAAAATAA
- a CDS encoding menaquinone biosynthetic enzyme MqnA/MqnD family protein, protein MAKVTIGIVGYLNTSPLLFTFRELAEAADWEIIEAPPTTLNQALAAGEIDMGLISSHEYACRAKDYLLVPDISISATGAVGSVLLFSNRPLEEIGSGPVLLTRHSQTSVALLKMLLEDELGIKPRYFVGNWAERELFWPRPQAYLSIGDEALRLRQSPPLRRVYDLADLWLRYTGLPFVFAVMAVCRRFAEEALNEVCQVTKALYRSRQEGTLRLREIACQCSRLVSLSEEECLGYLQGLEYDLQSQKIKALETFFQRLFERGELSQQVTLEFVPC, encoded by the coding sequence ATGGCTAAGGTGACCATCGGCATCGTGGGCTATCTCAACACCTCTCCCTTGCTTTTTACCTTTCGGGAGCTGGCTGAGGCCGCCGACTGGGAGATCATCGAGGCCCCTCCGACCACTCTCAACCAGGCTTTGGCCGCGGGAGAAATAGATATGGGGCTTATTTCCTCCCACGAATACGCCTGCCGGGCCAAAGATTATCTACTGGTGCCCGACATATCCATTAGCGCCACCGGTGCCGTAGGGAGTGTGCTCCTCTTCTCTAACCGCCCTTTGGAGGAGATAGGCTCTGGCCCGGTTCTCCTTACTCGGCACAGCCAGACCTCGGTGGCCCTCCTTAAGATGCTCCTTGAAGATGAGCTGGGAATAAAACCTCGATATTTTGTGGGTAACTGGGCCGAAAGGGAGCTCTTTTGGCCTAGGCCTCAGGCCTATCTTTCCATCGGTGATGAGGCTTTGAGACTCAGGCAAAGCCCCCCTCTCAGGCGAGTTTACGACTTGGCTGACCTCTGGCTTCGTTATACTGGCCTGCCCTTTGTCTTTGCCGTTATGGCTGTCTGCCGTCGGTTTGCCGAGGAAGCCTTAAACGAAGTCTGCCAGGTAACCAAAGCCCTCTATCGCTCTCGTCAAGAGGGGACCCTGCGCCTTAGAGAGATCGCCTGTCAGTGCTCGCGCCTGGTCTCTCTTAGCGAGGAAGAATGTCTTGGCTATCTTCAAGGGCTCGAGTACGATCTCCAGAGTCAAAAGATCAAGGCCCTGGAGACCTTCTTTCAGAGGCTCTTTGAGCGAGGCGAGCTTAGCCAGCAAGTGACTCTCGAATTCGTCCCATGTTAG
- a CDS encoding amidohydrolase family protein: protein MSELKIFRAKYIYPVSSPVIEDGIVATAKGRIIAVGPYRQLKDLGVVFDLGEVVLMPALVNAHVHLELSALKWRLTPTGSFISWVKSLIKGRTEVGEDEAKEAAWQAVREMWHEGVGVIADIGNTPLALSALESSPVEGIFFREIINFRNGSREFKELVGLGRTPGIRISLSAHSPYTVSPLLLQAIKAWTRSRRSIFSIHVAECPEEVLFLKEGSGPIRFLLEERGQWNPSFRPPEMSPVAYLHSLGLLDQRTLCVHVVQVDLEDLELISRTGASVCLCPRSNTFLGVGLPPVERFLALGIRPALGTDSLASNDRLSIFAEMATVARFFPRIPPEEIIKMGTIYGARALGLERDWGSLEQGKRAAFLSLRIDGLGLAAEDLAGFLTTSSHPPELSWIYG from the coding sequence ATGTCCGAACTCAAGATCTTTCGGGCCAAATATATCTACCCTGTTAGCTCTCCGGTTATCGAAGATGGCATTGTCGCCACGGCCAAGGGACGAATCATCGCCGTGGGCCCCTACCGCCAACTTAAGGATCTGGGGGTGGTCTTTGATCTGGGGGAAGTGGTTTTGATGCCAGCCCTGGTCAATGCCCATGTACACCTGGAGCTCTCAGCCCTTAAGTGGCGTCTTACGCCCACCGGATCTTTCATCTCCTGGGTAAAGAGTCTTATTAAGGGACGCACCGAAGTCGGGGAGGATGAGGCCAAAGAGGCAGCCTGGCAGGCGGTTCGAGAGATGTGGCATGAGGGGGTAGGGGTTATCGCCGATATCGGCAATACTCCTTTGGCCTTAAGCGCCCTGGAAAGCTCTCCGGTGGAAGGGATCTTTTTCCGAGAGATAATTAACTTCCGCAACGGATCTCGGGAGTTTAAAGAACTAGTTGGTCTGGGCCGAACCCCGGGAATTCGGATAAGCCTTTCGGCCCACTCACCATACACCGTTTCTCCCCTGCTTCTTCAGGCCATCAAGGCCTGGACTCGGAGTCGACGGTCAATCTTTTCCATCCATGTAGCCGAGTGTCCCGAAGAAGTCCTCTTTTTAAAAGAGGGCTCAGGGCCTATTAGGTTTTTGCTGGAGGAACGAGGCCAGTGGAATCCCTCCTTCAGGCCCCCGGAGATGAGCCCTGTGGCCTATCTTCACTCTCTGGGGCTGCTTGACCAGCGAACCCTTTGCGTCCACGTGGTTCAGGTGGACCTTGAAGATTTAGAACTTATCTCCCGCACGGGGGCCTCAGTCTGCCTCTGCCCCCGGAGCAACACCTTCTTGGGGGTGGGGCTTCCGCCGGTGGAGAGGTTTCTGGCCTTGGGGATTAGGCCTGCCTTAGGCACTGACAGCTTGGCCAGCAATGATCGTCTGTCTATCTTCGCCGAGATGGCTACTGTGGCCCGCTTCTTCCCCCGAATTCCCCCGGAGGAGATCATCAAGATGGGCACCATTTACGGAGCCAGGGCCTTGGGTTTGGAGAGAGACTGGGGAAGCCTGGAGCAGGGCAAAAGGGCGGCCTTCCTGAGCTTAAGGATAGATGGATTGGGACTGGCGGCCGAAGATCTGGCCGGGTTCCTGACCACCTCCAGCCATCCTCCGGAACTTTCTTGGATCTATGGCTAA